A region from the Sutcliffiella horikoshii genome encodes:
- a CDS encoding MBL fold metallo-hydrolase encodes MKYYFEKISDHVYGFLLWDESWNSYNNCYLVKGDNGYTLIDSGKEEHFDYLEASLTEINLNKDEIFAFIATHGHKDHIGGLSFLENIKSYIHSEDLSLVPENLKTTLTGTLPDNGAAINGLECIFLGHHTPGSVALFHQESGVLFCGDHLCFFGEPLPNEKVAGNGKEMKDKYVKFISEWAKNEEMRRKHHFELFMEGLKKLREIRPSILCTGHGVVIRDDVDSFLSDLIQGQFV; translated from the coding sequence TTGAAATACTACTTTGAAAAAATATCGGATCATGTGTATGGCTTTCTCTTATGGGATGAATCGTGGAATTCCTATAATAACTGTTATTTAGTGAAGGGAGATAATGGCTACACACTTATTGATTCGGGTAAAGAGGAGCACTTTGATTACCTAGAAGCCTCCTTGACAGAAATCAATCTAAATAAAGACGAGATTTTCGCATTCATAGCTACGCATGGTCATAAAGACCACATCGGTGGACTTTCCTTTTTAGAAAACATAAAAAGTTATATTCATAGTGAAGATCTCAGCCTGGTGCCGGAAAATCTGAAAACCACTCTTACAGGAACGCTCCCTGATAATGGTGCGGCTATCAACGGGTTGGAGTGTATCTTCCTAGGTCATCATACTCCAGGCTCTGTTGCTCTTTTTCATCAAGAAAGTGGTGTTTTGTTTTGTGGGGACCACCTTTGTTTCTTTGGTGAGCCTTTGCCAAATGAAAAAGTTGCGGGCAATGGGAAAGAAATGAAGGATAAATATGTAAAGTTCATCTCGGAGTGGGCAAAAAACGAGGAGATGAGAAGAAAGCACCATTTTGAGTTGTTTATGGAAGGGCTTAAGAAACTTAGGGAGATTAGACCAAGTATCCTTTGTACAGGGCATGGGGTTGTGATTAGGGATGATGTGGATTCTTTCTTATCAGACCTCATCCAGGGCCAGTTTGTATAG
- a CDS encoding nucleotidyltransferase domain-containing protein, with protein sequence MGENEEVWKPLSITEIQSIFSIIPIQWWIAGGWALDIYLQKITRAHEDIDIVILRPDHLILQRHLGRDWEMFIAFKGQLIPWNKNQLLDSHFDNIWVKKKDESTWAFQVMLLDIEEKNWIYKRNNTIRMPIEDIGLESLSGIPFLKPEIQLLYKGGSSVIREKDVIDLGNILPKLNVSNRDWLKKALKIQYPHGHKWIELIDSYAKELGKVNMLE encoded by the coding sequence TTGGGAGAAAATGAAGAAGTCTGGAAACCTCTTTCTATTACTGAAATTCAAAGTATCTTCAGCATAATTCCTATCCAATGGTGGATTGCTGGTGGGTGGGCTTTAGATATTTATTTACAAAAAATCACAAGGGCTCACGAGGATATTGACATTGTTATATTAAGACCAGACCACTTAATTTTACAAAGACATCTGGGTAGAGATTGGGAAATGTTTATAGCATTTAAAGGTCAGTTAATACCCTGGAACAAGAATCAATTGCTAGACTCTCATTTTGATAATATCTGGGTAAAGAAAAAAGATGAATCAACATGGGCTTTCCAAGTAATGTTATTGGATATAGAGGAGAAGAATTGGATCTACAAACGAAACAACACAATAAGAATGCCTATTGAAGATATTGGGTTAGAATCTTTATCCGGAATACCATTTTTAAAACCAGAAATACAACTTCTTTATAAAGGTGGAAGTTCTGTCATTAGAGAGAAAGACGTTATTGATTTAGGAAATATATTACCTAAATTAAATGTTAGCAACCGTGATTGGTTAAAAAAAGCCTTGAAAATACAGTACCCTCATGGACATAAATGGATTGAACTAATAGATTCTTATGCCAAAGAATTAGGTAAGGTGAATATGCTTGAATAA
- a CDS encoding YxiG family protein: MSINVDVEKRLQQFFSEIEYQTIVDLKIDYLKEAITLKLIRVNNNQLTKINILFKQVLSYYMYQEPEYDTFRLNNFNVNSDLLLTESSYFPRGFGKINVESLDKDLKDIETLSSKTNFYFQVNNKDYFFIEANAVDINGKEYCNLLVDEEQLKKPLD, encoded by the coding sequence ATGTCAATTAATGTGGATGTTGAAAAAAGATTACAACAATTCTTTTCAGAGATAGAATACCAAACTATTGTTGACTTGAAAATTGATTATCTTAAAGAGGCAATCACCCTTAAGCTTATTAGGGTTAATAATAATCAATTAACAAAAATTAACATATTGTTCAAGCAAGTATTATCTTACTATATGTATCAAGAACCTGAGTACGATACTTTTAGGTTAAATAACTTTAATGTGAATTCGGATTTGCTTTTGACAGAATCAAGTTATTTTCCACGTGGTTTCGGTAAGATTAATGTTGAAAGTCTTGATAAAGACTTAAAAGATATAGAAACACTCTCTTCTAAAACAAATTTTTATTTTCAGGTAAATAATAAAGATTATTTCTTTATTGAGGCAAATGCAGTTGATATTAATGGAAAAGAATATTGTAATTTACTTGTGGATGAAGAACAGTTAAAGAAACCGTTAGATTAA
- a CDS encoding protein kinase family protein, whose product MKENDKIIDVLESKGLLRNAEIELKRMNSGTTNGVLYTLLVDKNPTYVIKIDDSKIISSTKDFLLAYKEISVIPDVIYADENDNYIAYTYIPGETHNNRGSKLEWMTILIRELFTKYNKINNDTSWGRVNGIHRSTWSDFNNISFQLAYESIGNHLPNEDHRKVKELVEKLRDFHNKEERYYLHGDTGVHNFVYNSNKLVGVIDPSPLIGPRIYDFTYAFCSSPDSLNLETLLPIFAIWKDNTPFTEERLIDEVIFQLYTRIGVCIKVHPQDLSSYMKAWSEWREYLY is encoded by the coding sequence ATGAAAGAAAATGATAAAATCATTGATGTTTTAGAAAGTAAAGGATTGTTAAGGAATGCTGAAATAGAGTTAAAACGCATGAATAGTGGTACTACCAATGGAGTCTTATATACTCTTTTAGTAGATAAAAACCCTACCTATGTTATCAAAATAGATGATTCGAAAATAATAAGTTCAACTAAAGATTTCCTGCTGGCGTACAAAGAAATAAGTGTAATACCTGATGTTATTTATGCGGATGAAAATGATAACTACATAGCTTATACATATATCCCCGGAGAAACTCACAATAATCGTGGTTCTAAATTAGAGTGGATGACCATTTTAATTCGAGAATTATTTACTAAATACAACAAGATAAATAATGATACATCATGGGGAAGGGTTAATGGCATACATAGAAGTACCTGGTCAGATTTTAACAATATTAGTTTTCAGCTTGCTTATGAAAGCATAGGAAACCATCTACCTAATGAAGACCATAGAAAAGTCAAAGAGTTAGTAGAGAAACTTAGAGATTTTCATAATAAAGAAGAAAGATATTATCTTCACGGAGATACAGGGGTCCACAATTTCGTCTATAATTCAAACAAACTAGTCGGGGTTATAGATCCGTCACCTTTAATTGGTCCAAGGATTTATGATTTTACGTATGCATTCTGCTCATCTCCAGATAGCCTTAATTTAGAAACGCTGTTGCCAATATTCGCAATATGGAAAGATAATACACCCTTCACTGAAGAACGCCTTATAGATGAAGTGATTTTTCAACTTTATACCCGTATTGGTGTATGCATTAAAGTACACCCTCAGGACTTAAGTAGCTATATGAAAGCTTGGAGTGAATGGAGAGAGTATCTTTATTAA
- a CDS encoding sigma-70 family RNA polymerase sigma factor: MTHLMEKHGQELLYLTYSYVRNKEAAQDLTQEVFIKCYQSLHTYKGSASVKTWLWRIAINHCKDYLRSWHFRHVSLENNPNDLAIGTSREVIEKEVIRKEEDKMLAEAVLLLPVKYREVVYLYYFEEHSLVEIEEILNVNLNTIKTRLRKAKQLLKKEWEENNNGRKIEEFAEINEKYGVKRTDF; this comes from the coding sequence ATGACTCACTTAATGGAAAAGCATGGTCAGGAACTTCTTTACTTGACATATTCGTATGTGAGAAATAAAGAGGCTGCACAGGATTTAACGCAGGAAGTTTTTATTAAGTGTTATCAATCTTTACATACATACAAAGGGTCAGCTTCTGTGAAAACATGGTTATGGCGTATTGCCATAAATCATTGTAAAGATTACTTGAGAAGCTGGCATTTCCGCCACGTATCTTTAGAAAATAATCCAAACGATTTAGCTATAGGAACTAGCAGAGAGGTAATAGAGAAGGAAGTTATTAGAAAAGAAGAGGATAAAATGCTTGCTGAAGCAGTGCTTTTGTTGCCTGTTAAATATCGTGAAGTTGTATATTTATATTATTTTGAAGAGCATTCCTTGGTTGAAATTGAGGAAATTTTGAACGTTAACTTAAATACTATAAAAACCAGATTGCGTAAGGCAAAGCAACTCCTAAAAAAAGAATGGGAGGAAAATAACAATGGAAGAAAAATTGAAGAATTTGCGGAAATCAATGAAAAATACGGTGTTAAAAGAACTGACTTTTGA
- a CDS encoding SAR2788 family putative toxin: MKKYFIKILITTMVISFILPAYTSVKAEETGLNEQISLDEVGVDTLITSNSEELGSVEAVSIDGNESEESVNVNIKLDTQVEEIKADMLINADNIDNYVDIETTDENGHTTTKNYSLEIIEMNEDKLVAKVIDNETLEETIIDSSITQTTAIPIIVALIVRAGLQYAIKHYGKKAAMQALIDLGVSSITKAYGGSTKNAKNGKGKVITIPNKNQTIVIRLMEAGSGGRKEAYWRMSVGNKALNRAGNYSNNANETHITLQESSISTIINLIKRYKK; encoded by the coding sequence ATGAAGAAATATTTTATAAAAATATTAATCACTACTATGGTTATTTCATTTATTCTACCGGCGTACACATCTGTTAAAGCAGAAGAAACAGGTCTTAATGAGCAAATTTCTTTAGATGAAGTTGGAGTAGACACTTTAATTACTTCTAATAGTGAAGAATTAGGTTCTGTAGAGGCAGTAAGTATTGACGGAAATGAAAGTGAAGAATCTGTTAACGTAAATATTAAGCTAGATACACAAGTTGAAGAAATTAAAGCTGATATGTTAATCAATGCAGATAATATTGATAACTACGTAGATATTGAAACAACTGATGAAAACGGTCATACAACAACTAAGAACTATTCTTTAGAAATAATTGAAATGAACGAGGATAAACTTGTTGCTAAGGTTATAGATAATGAAACTTTAGAAGAAACAATTATTGATAGCTCCATAACTCAAACAACTGCAATACCCATCATTGTTGCATTGATAGTAAGAGCTGGATTACAATATGCAATAAAACATTATGGAAAAAAAGCAGCAATGCAAGCTTTAATTGATTTAGGAGTTTCTAGTATTACTAAAGCATATGGTGGTTCAACCAAAAATGCTAAAAACGGTAAAGGAAAAGTAATTACTATTCCGAATAAAAACCAAACTATTGTAATTAGATTAATGGAAGCAGGATCTGGAGGTAGAAAAGAAGCTTACTGGAGAATGTCTGTTGGAAATAAAGCTTTGAATAGAGCAGGGAACTACTCGAATAATGCTAATGAAACGCATATAACTTTACAAGAATCCTCCATTTCAACGATAATTAATCTTATTAAGAGATATAAAAAATAG
- a CDS encoding serine hydrolase encodes MNKIIDKLKEIDNGEIGIILFSSKEQRYDTALNSELTVPLASAAKVAIAFCVAKWVEENTYNWEDLVNKISFNPEEDSKELYPHLHNRKSLPLREAVEVMIACHDSYVAKCIVNYCGGWEELNNSIQSYFPTISIAENPRDVENKGQLNQMLEIMIHIFQGYKTQPLLWTPIINGLIRQKGDINHIPTHHLNHMTGGLDNVVIDIGIIGDFNEDPFIFAVGAINLPNRFTNQAADNKIMEAMNLLYEEYLKQ; translated from the coding sequence TTGAATAAAATTATTGATAAACTTAAAGAAATAGATAACGGAGAAATAGGTATCATATTATTTTCCAGCAAAGAACAAAGATATGATACTGCTTTAAATAGTGAACTCACAGTCCCCCTTGCATCAGCAGCAAAAGTAGCAATAGCATTTTGTGTAGCAAAATGGGTAGAGGAAAATACATATAATTGGGAAGACCTAGTTAATAAGATTTCATTTAATCCAGAAGAAGATAGCAAGGAACTTTATCCTCATCTACATAATAGAAAATCACTTCCTTTAAGGGAGGCGGTTGAAGTAATGATTGCTTGCCATGATAGCTATGTTGCTAAATGTATTGTAAATTATTGTGGTGGATGGGAAGAGTTAAACAATTCTATCCAATCTTATTTTCCGACAATAAGTATTGCTGAAAACCCAAGAGATGTTGAAAACAAGGGTCAACTAAACCAAATGCTTGAAATAATGATACATATCTTTCAAGGCTACAAAACACAACCTCTCCTTTGGACACCAATCATTAATGGACTGATTAGACAAAAAGGAGATATAAACCACATTCCAACACACCATCTAAATCATATGACAGGTGGCTTAGACAATGTTGTGATTGATATTGGCATAATCGGTGACTTCAATGAAGACCCTTTCATTTTTGCAGTAGGGGCTATTAATTTACCTAATAGATTTACAAATCAGGCTGCTGACAACAAAATAATGGAAGCTATGAATTTGCTTTATGAGGAATACCTAAAGCAATAG
- a CDS encoding class I SAM-dependent methyltransferase has translation MEKYGEDLFKGAAHYYSKYRPMYPSSLIRYLVHRFSLNGEQQLLDLGCGTGQLTIRFSDWFSKIVGVDTELEMIEEAQRLHHSLRMGNIHWFNGSLEKYKKEHKEQFELVTIAKAFHWMDRPKVLEELFDIVAVSGGVAIIDNYEPNKKLTTWQEQLNEIISRWYGEERRAGKTTYNHPTESHEDVISKSNFKLEVHHLPIYEVNWTIDSILGNLYSTSFGSKRFLGDNVALFEREVRESLLAINDSGKYKEQMTLSVKLGIKVN, from the coding sequence TTGGAGAAATACGGTGAAGATTTATTTAAAGGTGCAGCTCACTATTATTCTAAATATAGGCCTATGTATCCTTCTTCTTTAATAAGATATTTAGTTCATAGATTTTCTTTAAATGGAGAGCAACAGCTACTTGATTTGGGTTGTGGTACAGGACAATTAACAATAAGGTTTTCAGATTGGTTTAGCAAAATTGTAGGTGTTGACACTGAACTTGAAATGATAGAAGAAGCACAACGGCTTCATCATTCGTTGAGAATGGGTAATATACATTGGTTTAATGGATCATTGGAGAAATACAAAAAAGAACACAAGGAACAATTTGAGCTTGTTACAATAGCTAAAGCATTCCATTGGATGGATCGCCCTAAAGTACTTGAAGAATTATTTGACATTGTTGCAGTTAGTGGAGGGGTTGCTATCATAGATAACTATGAACCTAATAAGAAACTTACAACATGGCAAGAACAGCTCAATGAAATAATTAGCCGTTGGTATGGAGAAGAAAGAAGAGCTGGTAAGACTACATATAATCATCCTACCGAGAGTCATGAAGATGTAATTTCGAAATCGAATTTTAAACTAGAGGTTCATCATCTACCTATTTACGAAGTAAATTGGACAATTGATTCAATACTTGGAAATCTATACTCAACATCCTTTGGATCAAAGCGTTTCCTTGGGGATAATGTCGCGCTCTTTGAGCGTGAGGTGAGAGAATCACTACTTGCAATAAATGACTCTGGAAAATATAAAGAACAAATGACATTATCAGTTAAGCTCGGGATTAAAGTTAATTAA
- a CDS encoding alpha/beta hydrolase, whose translation MIELESFKMVSSILKNNRFVRVYLPKSYSKSESKRYPVLYMHDGQNVFQDKDAIGGVSLGLEEYAEKNEIDVIIVAIDQVVDERKNEYCPWESGEFVRKLTGNRDSYGGKGKQYIEFIVHELKPTIDSNYRTISDNSLMAGISLGGLITIYAACKYPHLFRTIICLSSSFWSNQEEIEKLIDDSDLTLIESIYLDCGTNEAGEGTQLSDEFIKSNQIIYRKLKDKILNTNFVVIPYAEHSYRFFKRRKRELFLSLQKSDK comes from the coding sequence GTGATTGAACTGGAAAGTTTTAAGATGGTTAGTTCAATATTAAAGAACAATAGATTTGTTCGGGTATATCTTCCTAAGAGTTATTCAAAATCAGAAAGCAAGCGATATCCAGTTTTATATATGCACGATGGTCAAAATGTGTTTCAAGATAAGGATGCAATTGGCGGTGTTTCGTTAGGTCTAGAAGAATATGCAGAAAAAAATGAGATCGATGTAATTATAGTCGCCATTGACCAAGTTGTTGACGAACGTAAAAATGAGTATTGTCCATGGGAGAGTGGAGAATTTGTAAGAAAGTTAACCGGTAATAGGGATTCTTATGGTGGAAAAGGTAAGCAATATATCGAATTTATAGTCCATGAACTGAAACCAACCATTGATAGTAATTACCGCACTATTAGCGATAATAGCTTGATGGCAGGGATATCACTTGGTGGATTAATCACGATTTACGCTGCCTGTAAATATCCCCATTTATTCCGTACTATTATTTGCTTATCTTCTTCATTTTGGTCCAATCAGGAGGAAATAGAAAAACTTATTGATGATAGTGATCTTACTCTCATTGAATCCATATATTTAGACTGTGGAACAAATGAGGCTGGTGAAGGCACCCAATTAAGTGATGAATTTATTAAGTCTAATCAAATCATCTATAGGAAATTAAAAGATAAAATCCTAAATACAAATTTTGTGGTTATTCCATATGCTGAACATTCTTATAGATTTTTCAAAAGAAGAAAGCGAGAATTATTTCTCTCATTACAAAAAAGTGATAAATAA
- a CDS encoding nucleoside/nucleotide kinase family protein — protein sequence MSVKPMIISIAAVSGGGKTTITQKLGLELDDAKELFFDDYDFENAPDNIVRWVDQGADYNLWNLDPMVSDIERIKSSSEVPTYILLDYPFSYMNEKMKKYIGLTIYIDTPLDVAMARRILRDHTKSNINDVHNDVKFYLQYGRVAYLEMENSIKTNSDIVIDGTLPPDKIVELIIKEIRYRGL from the coding sequence ATGAGTGTTAAACCAATGATAATTTCAATTGCAGCTGTTTCAGGTGGAGGAAAAACTACTATAACCCAAAAGTTGGGTTTAGAATTAGATGATGCAAAAGAATTGTTTTTTGATGATTATGACTTTGAAAACGCACCAGATAACATTGTTCGATGGGTGGATCAGGGAGCTGATTATAATCTTTGGAATTTAGACCCAATGGTTTCAGATATTGAGAGGATAAAATCCTCTAGCGAAGTACCTACATACATATTACTAGACTATCCGTTTTCATATATGAACGAAAAGATGAAAAAATACATTGGCCTAACTATCTATATAGATACTCCTTTAGACGTTGCAATGGCCAGACGAATACTTAGAGATCACACAAAAAGCAACATTAACGATGTTCATAATGACGTAAAATTTTATTTGCAATATGGAAGAGTGGCTTATCTAGAAATGGAAAATAGTATTAAAACGAATTCAGATATAGTGATTGACGGAACTCTACCTCCAGATAAAATAGTTGAACTTATAATCAAAGAAATAAGATATAGGGGTTTATAA
- a CDS encoding HIT family protein — MNTYVEDEWKKDRIASAHSGDNPMIIVRMKSGFAAIGDTQFLPGYTVLLPTKPFGSLEELNVKERSDYLLDMSLIGEAILDVCKPRRVNYSIYGNTDAYLHAHVFPRYSWEPKERIPYPVWQYSGEKWSDPKYKYTDECHGEIKEKLRIKIQELMKNSY; from the coding sequence ATGAATACATATGTTGAAGACGAGTGGAAAAAAGATAGGATTGCATCGGCACATAGTGGTGATAACCCAATGATTATTGTACGAATGAAAAGTGGTTTTGCAGCTATTGGAGATACACAGTTCTTACCTGGTTACACTGTATTGTTACCCACAAAACCATTTGGATCACTAGAAGAACTTAATGTAAAGGAACGCAGTGACTATTTGTTGGATATGAGTTTGATTGGTGAAGCGATATTGGATGTTTGTAAACCTAGAAGAGTTAACTATTCCATTTATGGCAACACAGATGCTTACTTGCATGCACATGTTTTTCCTCGATATAGTTGGGAACCTAAAGAACGAATTCCATATCCTGTTTGGCAATACTCTGGTGAAAAATGGAGCGATCCAAAATATAAATATACGGATGAGTGCCATGGAGAAATCAAAGAGAAATTAAGAATCAAAATCCAAGAGTTAATGAAAAATTCATATTGA
- a CDS encoding FtsW/RodA/SpoVE family cell cycle protein yields MSKFHYLQSVTQWISSKEAKDLVEKELQYHIQKKIKELEEKGFTKQDAERKAIEEMGNPVTVGKRFNQLYKPMFDWVTIGVFLILLLAGYLLLFLLEDSGFHLSWLNKSISIGIGMIVAVFIMFSNYRVWEKYKMPLLIGAVAFLLFFVLHKKYGVLTSWFGTTNGRPYFMKPILDSTMMIPFFLVAVAGYLAKPINRIQWVQLVSCLLLSFLMMISVHNLAMTIALFVMVIGMLLYSKRYRTVGILIILPVLGIMFIPLAPHYIDRITRYDHYGTTVAKKILSDASLLPQGIPADIVLPHTELAAVTIIYGLGYIISFLLLSALLFLLYRAVRIISEIKSEFGKLIIVGSSTLFAFQLLYNLGMITGLVPIMAVQVPFLSYGIQPILLNAIFIGILLSTFRRKHLTWKEC; encoded by the coding sequence ATGAGTAAGTTTCATTATCTTCAATCCGTTACCCAATGGATAAGTTCTAAAGAAGCAAAAGACCTTGTAGAAAAAGAATTACAATACCATATTCAAAAGAAAATAAAAGAACTGGAAGAGAAAGGATTCACAAAGCAAGATGCGGAAAGAAAAGCAATAGAAGAAATGGGAAATCCAGTAACTGTAGGCAAACGATTTAATCAGTTATATAAGCCAATGTTCGATTGGGTGACAATTGGAGTGTTTCTTATCTTGTTGTTGGCGGGTTACTTGCTATTGTTTCTACTTGAAGATTCGGGGTTTCATTTAAGTTGGTTAAATAAAAGTATTTCAATTGGAATAGGAATGATAGTTGCAGTATTCATCATGTTTTCTAATTACCGGGTGTGGGAGAAATATAAAATGCCTTTACTGATAGGTGCTGTTGCGTTTTTGTTATTCTTTGTTTTACATAAAAAATATGGGGTTTTAACTAGCTGGTTTGGTACAACCAATGGTAGACCGTATTTTATGAAGCCAATCCTTGACTCTACAATGATGATTCCTTTCTTTTTAGTAGCTGTTGCAGGATACTTAGCGAAGCCTATTAACCGGATTCAATGGGTACAGCTTGTATCATGCTTACTGCTTTCATTTCTAATGATGATATCTGTGCACAACTTAGCGATGACGATAGCTCTCTTTGTAATGGTTATTGGAATGCTACTATATAGTAAACGATACAGAACGGTAGGCATTTTAATTATACTTCCAGTCCTAGGAATTATGTTTATTCCTCTTGCACCCCATTATATAGATAGAATTACTAGGTATGATCATTACGGAACGACGGTCGCAAAAAAAATATTATCAGACGCTTCATTACTTCCACAAGGGATACCGGCTGATATAGTGCTACCTCATACAGAGCTGGCAGCTGTGACCATAATATATGGCCTAGGATATATAATATCTTTTCTATTATTGTCCGCGTTACTATTTTTATTATATAGGGCTGTGAGAATAATAAGTGAAATTAAATCTGAATTCGGTAAACTCATTATAGTTGGAAGTTCTACATTATTTGCATTTCAATTGCTCTATAACCTAGGGATGATTACCGGTCTTGTTCCAATTATGGCAGTCCAAGTGCCATTTTTAAGCTATGGAATACAGCCAATTTTACTTAATGCAATATTTATTGGAATTTTGCTAAGTACGTTTAGAAGAAAGCATTTAACATGGAAAGAATGCTAG
- a CDS encoding S8 family serine peptidase: MKKNILFTLSFIIFFSVSMLLFYYSNFNTSNSNLVKVAILDSGINQDHKFFSNINFKSYNAIDNNSKYTEDNYNHGTGIASLIVDPLSKKDRSNVVVYNVKVINDNGIGKPSCMLGGLKWAIKEEVDIINISAGFQTNNPEIKKLISQAYEKGIVVIASAGNNLGFEVDYPAKLNQVISISSISQSKTQSLTSSTGKIDFVSIGEGVKVANNKNTYEVRNGSSFATAKVTAYLLHNMIKNGNLRGYEKSYHFLLDTADSSISKENSIFGNGYIE, from the coding sequence ATGAAGAAAAACATTTTGTTTACTTTATCGTTTATAATATTTTTTTCTGTATCTATGCTGTTATTCTATTATTCAAACTTTAACACATCTAATAGTAATCTAGTTAAGGTGGCGATACTAGATAGTGGGATTAATCAAGATCATAAGTTTTTTAGCAACATAAATTTTAAATCCTATAATGCTATTGATAACAATAGTAAGTATACTGAGGACAATTATAATCATGGTACAGGTATAGCATCCCTAATAGTAGACCCCTTAAGTAAAAAAGATAGAAGTAACGTGGTTGTGTACAATGTAAAAGTTATAAATGACAATGGTATAGGCAAGCCTTCTTGTATGTTGGGTGGTTTAAAGTGGGCGATAAAAGAAGAAGTAGATATTATAAATATCAGTGCAGGCTTTCAGACGAATAATCCAGAAATAAAAAAACTGATTAGTCAGGCATATGAAAAAGGAATTGTGGTAATTGCCTCTGCAGGAAATAATTTAGGCTTTGAGGTGGATTATCCGGCAAAACTAAATCAAGTAATTTCTATAAGCTCTATTTCTCAAAGCAAAACTCAATCCTTGACTTCTTCTACGGGAAAAATTGATTTTGTTAGTATAGGTGAAGGCGTCAAAGTAGCTAATAATAAAAATACATACGAAGTTCGTAATGGCTCATCATTTGCAACTGCTAAAGTTACAGCTTACTTACTGCATAACATGATCAAAAATGGCAATTTGAGAGGGTATGAAAAATCATACCATTTTCTTTTAGATACTGCTGATAGCTCTATTTCTAAAGAAAATAGCATATTTGGAAATGGATATATTGAATAA
- the lstR gene encoding helix-turn-helix domain-containing protein (part of sigC operon that is induced by temperature upshift) has protein sequence MEEKLKNLRKSMKNTVLKELTFEKKQMDSIRKSYSENFRLSILQLLRKEKSGTELLQGLRARGITNYDQSEAVLYTDLHELEQKQLLLSRWIYEEKRYVLNRKGLKYLEELEESTNKKFSKRLQELWSGGRNV, from the coding sequence ATGGAAGAAAAATTGAAGAATTTGCGGAAATCAATGAAAAATACGGTGTTAAAAGAACTGACTTTTGAAAAGAAGCAAATGGACTCTATTAGAAAAAGCTATAGTGAAAATTTTAGACTGTCCATCCTACAACTATTAAGAAAAGAAAAATCAGGAACCGAACTACTACAAGGATTGCGTGCCAGAGGAATAACAAATTATGATCAATCAGAAGCTGTTCTTTACACGGATCTACACGAATTAGAACAAAAACAGTTGCTTTTAAGTCGTTGGATATACGAAGAAAAACGCTATGTACTGAATAGAAAAGGGCTTAAATATCTGGAGGAATTAGAAGAATCCACAAATAAAAAGTTTAGCAAAAGGCTACAAGAATTATGGAGCGGAGGAAGAAATGTATGA